In Roseicyclus marinus, the genomic window TCATCACCGTGCGCACATCCGCCTCGCGGCTTTGCAAGACGAAGGGGCCGGTGCCATTGGCGTTGCGCGCGGCAAAGGTGTCTTCGCCTGCCGCGTAATCCTGCACCTCGGCCGATCCGTTATCCGTGGTCCAGCCTGCATCCATCATCATGATGTTGGTCAGGTTGTTGGGCAAAAGCGGGTTCGGGCCATTCGTCACCACCTCGACCGTATAGGGGCCTGCGGCACGGACCTCGGTCACGCCGGTCAGAAGTTCCTTGAAGTTCGAGGTCTCGGTGCGGGCGCGGTTCAGGGAAAAGACGACATCCTCGGCGTCGAAGCTTTCGCCGCCGTGAAAGGTCACGCCCTCGCGCAGCTGGAACACCCAGACATTGGGGTCGCTGGCCGACGGTTCCCAGCTCAGCGCCAGCGCCGGTTCCATCTCGCCGCGATGATTGCGCACGATCAGCGGCTCGTAGATCTGGTGCAGAAGCGTCGTGGTCGGACCCTCGTTCTGCGAATGGGGGTCAAGCGTCAGCGCCTCGGATGCGCGGGCCCAGCGCAGCGTCTCGGCCGAGGCGCTGGCCGTAGTGAGCGCGGTGGTCGCCAGAAGCGCCGCGCCGAAGGCGGCGAGTTTCATGGTCATCAGTAATCTCCCTGATCTGTTATGTGTTGACCGGCCCCCGAGTATGGAGAGGTTTGCCGTCATGTCCAGACGCTGCGCGGGACACGTGCAATCCGGCCCGAGCATGGTTAGATGTGCGTGTGACCCACGAGAACCCGAGGACAACACCCATGCCAGCCCCCGCCAAAGAAGGGTCATGGATCGACCGTTTCGACGGATTGAGCGGGCTCGAGCCCCGCATCCGCGATATCCTCACCGCGCGCAGCCAGCTTGTGCGCCTGCCCAAGGGCACGGTGGTCTTCGCCCCCGGCAAATCGCCCGAGAACCTTCTGTTGCTTCTGTCGGGCACGGTCCGCGTCCAGCAACTGGGCGAAAACGGGCGCGAGGTGGTGCTTTACCGCGCGACCGCGGGGGAAAGCTGCGTTCTGACCACGGCCTGCATGCTGGCCTACGAGGATCACGCCGCCGAAGGCATCGCCGAAACCGAGGTGACGGCGGCCGCGATCCCGCGCGCAGTCTTTGACGATCTCGTGGCCTCTTCCAAGGAATTCCGCAATTTCGTGTTCCGCGCCTATTCGCGCCGCATGACCGACCTGTTCCGCGTGATCGAGGATATCGCCTTTCGCAGGATGGACATCCGTCTGGCGCAAAAGATCATCGAACGCGCCGATACCGGCGTGCTCAAGGCCACCCATGCCCAGCTGGCCGCCGAGCTTGGCACCGCGCGCGAGGTCATCTCCCGCCAATTGGCCGAGTTCCAGCGCCGCGGCTGGGTCGCGCAATCGCGCGGCACGGTCGAGATCCTCGATTGCGCGGCCCTGCGCCAATTGGCCGAAGGCTGACGCGCGCGCGGTCCTTTGCGGCTTGTGTGACTAGATCACCGATATGCAGCGACAGAATCGCTATGCATCATCCAGCGAACAGGAAGGAGACAGTCCAGATGACTGCTATCGTTGACGCATGCTTGCGCATTCTCGCCGGAGGTGTGGCATGATCGAAACCGCTTTCACCCCGTGGCAGTCGCTGGGCGGCGGCGTGCTGATCGGGCTTGCCTCGGTGCTCTTGATGCTGTCGGTCGGTCGCATCATGGGGGCCACCGGCGTTCTGGCCGGGATCTTTGCGCCTGCCTCGGTCGCCGACTTCAGCTGGCGCGTGGCGCTGTTGCTGGGAATGGTGACAGGGCCTGCGGTCTATTGGCTGGTCACGGGCGGCATGCCCGAGATCACCGTGCCCGCGTCCATGCCCATGCTCCTGATCGGGGGCTTCATCGTGGGCATCGGCGTGACCTACGGGTCGGGTTGCACCTCGGGCCATGGCGTCTGCGGCATGGCGCGTCTGTCACCCCGCTCGATCGCGGCCACGCTGACCTTCATGGCGACCACGGCTGCGACCGTTTTCGTCATCCGCCACGTGATCGGAGGATAAGCCGATGCACCTGATCGCCCTCTATCTCATCGGCGTGATCTTCGGCACCGGCATCGTGGTGTCGGGCATGGCCAATCCCGCCAAGGTCATCAATTTCTTCGATGTCGCGGGCACTTGGGACCCGAGCCTCATCTTCGTCATGGGGGGCGCGCTCATCGTGACCGCCGTGGGCTACCGACTTGTCTTCGGTCGCAGCCGCCCGATCTGGGAGGGGCGCTTCATGCTGCCCACGGCCCGCAATCTCGATCCGCGCCTCATCGGCGGGTCCGCCGTCTTCGGCATCGGCTGGGGCATCGCGGGCTTTTGCCCCGGTGGTGCGCTGCCGGCACTCGGCACGGGGCGGATCGATGTCATCGCTTTCGTCGGTGCGCTGATCCTCGGCATCTTCACCGCGAAATTCCTGCAAAACCTGTCGCGCCCAAAGGCGCAGGCAGCCTAGTGATCCGGAGGACCACGCCATGAAAGATTATCCCGTCAACATGACCGTCACGCCCGAGGTTCAGGCCTTTTTCGACGAGGCGACGAACACGATCAGCTACATCGTGAAGGACCCCAATTCGTCTTCCTGCGCCATCGTCGACAGCGTCATGGACATCGATTACGCCGCAGGGCGCATCACCTATGACCACGCCGACGAGCTGATCCGCCAGGTCGAGACGCAGGGCCTCAAGCTGGAATGGATCATCGAGACCCATGTCCATGCCGATCACCTGTCGGCTGCGCCCTACATCCAGCAAAAACTGGGCGGCAAGATCGGCATCGGCTCCAAGATCATGGTGGTGCAGGACACGTTCGGGAAAATCTTCAACGAAGGCACCGAATTCCAGCGCGATGGCAGCCAGTTCGATGCGCTCTTCGAGGATGGCGACACCTACATGATCGGCACGATGCAGGCTTTCGCCATGTACACGCCCGGTCATACGCCCGCCTGCATGGTGCATGTGATGGGCGATGCGGCTTTCGTGGGTGACACGCTGTTCATGCCCGATGGCGGTTCGGCGCGGGCCGATTTCCCCGGTGGCGATGCGGGCACGCTCTACGACAGCATCCAGAAGGTGCTGACCCTGCCCGACGAGACGCGGCTGTTCATGTGCCACGACTATGGTCCCAATGGCCGTGACATCCAGTGGGAAACCACCGTGGGCGAGGAACGGGCGCACAACATCCATGTCGGCGCCGGCAAGACGAAAGAGGAATTCGTCAAGTTCCGCACCGAACGCGATGCGCAGCTCGCCATGCCCAGGCTGATCATCCCCTCCCTGCAGGTCAACATGCGCGCAGGCGCCATTCCGACCGACAAGGATGGCCGCCCGATGCTCAAGGTGCCGGTGAACGGTCTCTGACATCAAGACGATCCGCGGGGGGGCAGCCCCCCGCAGCCATTCCCCTCGTGGGGAGCGAGGGATTTTCATCAGGAGGAGGCGCCGCAATGGACGCCAGAACGATCAATGCCGGCCTGTCGGTCAGCCCGCAAATCACGGCGGATGACGTGCAGACCGCAAAGGACCACGGCTTTCGCGCCATCATCTGCAATCGCCCCGATGGCGAAGGCATGGACCAGCCCAATTTCGAGGAAATCGAAACGGCGGCCAAGGCGCTGGGCCTCGAGACGCGCTACCTGCCGATCACGGCGGGCAAGGTGCAGGACGCGGATGCCACGGCCTTCGGCAAGCTTCTGACCGAATTGCCCGGCCCCGTGCTGGCCTATTGCCGCACCGGCACGCGTTCCGCGACGCTCTGGTCGCTGGCCGTGGCCAAGGACAAGCCGGTCTCCGACATTCTCGCCGCGACCAAGGCTGCGGGCTATGACATGGCGGGCGTCGTGCGGCGCATCGTCAATGGCGGCAAGACGCCCACCGACCGAGCGGATGCGCAATTCGACGTGGTGATCGTGGGCGGCGGGGCGGCGGGCCTGTCGGTTGCGGCCTCGATCCGGTCGCGCAAACCGGACCTCGATATCGCGGTGATCGATCCGGCCGATATCCACTATTACCAGCCCGGCTGGACCATGGTGGGTGGCGGGATCTTCGGCGCGGCCAAGACCGCCAAGACCATGGGCAGCGTGATGCCCGCAGGCGTCCACTGGATCAAATCCGCCGTCGCGGCCTTCGAGCCTGCCGACAATGCCGTGATCCTCGACGGGTGCCGCGTGGTGAAATACCGCCGCTTGATCGTCTGTCCCGGCCTGAAACTCGACTGGAACCGGGTCGAGGGTCTGGTGGACACGCTGGGCCAGAATGGCGTCACCTCGAACTACCGTTACGATCTTGCCCCCTATACCTGGAACCTCGTGAAGGGCATGAAACAGGGGCGCGCGATCTTTACCCAGCCGCCCATGCCCATCAAATGCGCAGGTGCCCCGCAAAAGGCGCTCTATCTCTCGGGCGATCACTGGCACCGCGAGGGCGTGCTCGACCAGATCGACATCCAGTTCATGAATGCAGGCGGCGTGCTTTTCGGGGTCAAGGATTACGTCCCGGCGCTGCAAAGCTACATGAACCGCTACAAGGCCGAGCTGAATTTCTTCCACAACCTGACCGCCATCGACGGTCCGGCGAAAAAGGCTTGGTTCGAGGTCAAGACCCCCGAGGCCGAGGCGCGCACCGTCGAGGTGGAGTTCGACATGATCCATGTCGTCCCGCCGCAGATCGCGCCCGATTTCATCCGCGTCTCGCCGCTTGCCGATGCTGCTGGATGGGTCGACGTGGATCAGGCGACGCTGCGCCACAAGACTTTTGAGAACATCTGGTCCTTGGGCGACGTGATGAACGCCCCCAATGCCAAGACCGCTGCCGCGGCCCGCATGCAGGCCCCGATCGTGGCCGAGAACCTCTGCGACGATATCGAGGGGCGCTCGCCCACGGCCATCTACAACGGCTACGGCTCCTGTCCGCTGACCGTGGAAAAGGGCAAGATCGTGCTGGCCGAATTCGGCTATGGCGGCACGCTGCTGCCGAGCTTCCCGAAATGGGTGATCGACGGCACGCGCCCCTCGCGCGCGGCATGGTTGCTCAAGGAACAGATCCTGCCGCCCTTCTACTGGAAGGCGATGCTGCGTGGAAAGGAATGGATGGTGAAACCCGAAAAGGTCACCGCCCGCTAAGATGCCCCAAGGCGACCCGGACCCTCGGGTCGCCTGAACCGATGAAAGACCGACCGGCATGAAGACCGACCTGATCGCCCTTGCAACGCGCTACATTCCCGTCCTCGACTGGGGGCGCAGCTACAGCCGCGATGCGCTGCACAATGACCTGATGGCGGCGGTCATCGTCACCATCATGCTGATCCCGCAATCGCTGGCCTATGCGATGCTGGCGGGCCTGCCGCCCGAGGCGGGGCTTTACGCCTCGATCCTGCCGATCATCCTTTATGCGATCTTCGGCACAAGCCGCGCGCTGGCGGTGGGGCCGGTGGCCGTCGTGTCGCTGATGACGGCAGCGGCGGTGGGGCAGGTGGCCGAACAGGGCACGGCGGGCTATGCGATCGCGGCCCTGACGCTCGCCGCGATGTCGGGGGCGATCCTGCTCGGCATGGGCCTGTTGAAGCTGGGCTTTCTGGCCAATTTCCTGAGCCATCCGGTGATCGCGGGCTTCATCACCGCATCGGGCATCCTGATCGCGGCAAGCCAGCTCAAGCATATCCTGGGCATCTCGGCCTCGGGCCATACCCTGCCCGAGGTGCTCTGGACGCTCGTCGAGCATCTGGGCGACGCCGATCCCGTCACCATGGTGATCGGCGTGGGGGCGACGGCCTTCCTGTTCTGGGTGCGCAAGGGGCTCAAGCCCTTTCTGATCGCGCGCGGCCTGAAACCCAAGCTTGCGGATGTGGCCCAAAAGGCCGGGCCTGTCGCCGCCGTTGTCGTGACCACGCTCATCGTCTGGGGCTTTGGTCTTGCCGACAGGGGCGTGCGCATCGTGGGCGACGTGCCGCAATCCCTGCCACCGCTGACGCTGCCCTCCTTCGATGTCGACCTGCTGAGGGCGCTTTTCGTGCCCGCGCTCCTGATCTCGGTCATCGGGTTCGTGGAATCGATCTCGGTGGCCCAGACGCTGGCCGCCAAGAAACGCCAGCGGATCGACCCCAACCAGGAATTGATCGGGCTGGGGGCGGCCAATCTCGGGGCAGGGTTCACGGGCGGCTATCCGGTCACGGGCGGCTTCGCGCGCTCGGTCGTGAATTACGACGCCGGGGCCGAAACGCCCGCCGCCGGGGCCTACACCGCCGTGGGTCTTGCCATTGCGGCCATGGCGCTGACGCCGCTCATCTATTTCCTGCCCACCGCGACGCTTGCGGCCACGATCATCGTCGCGGTGATGTCGCTTGTCGATTTCTCGATCCTGAAAACCGCCTGGCGCTATTCCAAGGCCGATTTCGCCGCCGTTGCCGCGACGATCCTTCTGACCCTGGGCTTCGGCGTGGAAACCGGCGTTTCGGCGGGGGTGATCCTGTCGATCCTCCTGCATCTCTACAAGACCTCGAAACCCCATGTCGCCGAGGTGGGCCTGGTGCCCGGCACCCAGCATTTCCGCAACATCCACCGCCACAAGGTCGAAACCGACCCCGCCGTCCTGACGATCCGCATCGACGAGAGCCTCTATTTCCCCAATGCCCGCTTTCTCGAGGATTACGTGCTGGGCCGCGTGGTCGAAGGCGGGCCGATCCGCCATGTCGTCTTGATGTGTTCGGCGGTCAACGTGATCGATTTCTCGGCGCTCGAGGCGCTCGAGGCGCTCAATCGCCGGCTCAAGGACATGGGCGTCACGCTCCACCTGTCCGAGGTGAAGGGGCCTGTGACGGACCGGCTGGAAAAGACCCATTTCCTGCAGGATCTGACGGGCCGCGTGTTCCTGTCGCAATATGATGCCTGGGTGGCGCTCACCGCCGCCCCGCCGCCCGCGAAAGCGGCCGGGTAGGGGGCCGAAAAACCCGGGTTTTTCGGGTGGGAAACCTCGAGGTTTCCCGCCTCACTCCACCACGCTCAGCGCCGGTTGCGCATGCTGCGCCATCGACCGGCCAGCCTGGTCGAAAAACAGCACCGTCTCGGGCTCCGCGAACAGCCGCAGGCTGTCGCCCTCGCGCACCCGGCTTGCGTGACCGTCGCGCTGGATCAGCCGATCCTCGCCCATCCGCAGATGCACCAGCGTCTCGGCCCCCAGCGCTTCGACCAGCACCACTTCGGCCTCGGGGCCCTCGCGTCCGATCCGCAGCGTTTCGGGCCGGACACCCGCCGCCACGGCCCCCGCAGGCGCGCCGCCCGCCAGCGCCGCGATGGCCTGACCGGCTGGCGTGCCCAGTTCGAAGACATTCATCGGCGGCGCCCCGATGAATTCCGCGACAAAGCGGCTCGCGGGCCGTTCATAAAGGTCCATCGGCGTGCCGATCTGTTCGATCTTGCCCTCGGACATGATCACGATCCGGTCGGCAAGGCTCATCGCCTCCACCTGGTCATGGGTCACGAAGACGAATGTCGCGCCCAGACGGCGGTGCAGGTCCTTCAATTCCGCGCGCAGCTGGGTGCGCAGCTTGGCGTCGAGGTTCGACAAGGGCTCGTCGAACAGGAACACCGCCGGTTCGCGCACGATGGCCCGCCCCATGGCGACGCGCTGGCGCTGACCGCCCGACAATTGCCGCGGCTTGCGGTCGAGAAATTTCTCGATCTGCAGCGTGGCCGCGGCCTGCGCGATGCGCCGGTCGATCTCGGGGCGCGGCGTGCCCTTGTTCTTCAGCCCGTATTCCATGTTCTTGCGCACGGACATGTGGGGGTAGAGCGCGTAATTCTGGAACACCATGGCGATGTCGCGTTCGGCGGGTTCGAGCTTGTTCACGACCCGACCCGCGATCTCGACCTCGCCCTCCGTGATCGTCTCGAGCCCTGCGATCATCCGCAGGATCGTCGATTTCCCGCAGCCCGAGGGGCCGACCAGCACGATGAATTCCCCATCCGCGATATCGACCGAGGCCCCGCGCACCGCGCTGACGCCGCCCGCATAGGTTTTGCCCACGTTTCTCAGTTTCAGCTCGGCCATGGTTATTTCTCGCTGTCCACAAGGCCCTTCACGAAAAGCCTCTGCATGAAGATGACGACGGCGACGGGTGGCAGCATGGCCAGCACGGTCACCGACATGATGGAATTCCACAAGGGTTCGCTGTCGACCACATCGGCCATCCGCTTGATGCCCGCGACGATGGTCTGGTAGCTGTCATCGGTCGTGACAAGGATGGGCCAGAGATACTGGTTCCAGCCATAGATGAAGAGGATCACGAACAAGGCCGCGATATTGGTCTGGGACATCGGCAAGAGGATGTCCTTGAAGAATTTCATCGGCCCCGCCCCGTCGATCCGGGCGGCTTCCATCATCTCGTCGGGGATGGTCAGAAACACCTGCCGGAACAGGAAGGTGGCCGTGGCCGATGCCATCAGCGGCACGGTCAGGCCGGTGTAGGAATTCAGCATGTTGAGGTTCGAGATCACCTCGAAGGTCGGCACGATCCGCACCTCAACGGGCAGCATCAGCGTGATGAAGATCATCCAGAAGGCCAGCACCCGGAACGGAAAGCGGAAATAGACGATGGCGAATGCCGACAGGATCGAGATGACGATTTTGCCGAACGCGATGGCCAGCGCCATGATCATCGAATTGGTCAGCATCACCCCGATGGGCACCGACATCTGCGCGGCGATACCGCCCTCGAAGACGCCCGAATAGGTCTCGACCGCGTTCGCCCCCGGCAAGAGCGGGATGGTCCCCGAGGTGAAGGCCGTCGGCTCATGCGTCGAGGCGATGACTGCCACATAGACCGGAAAGGCCACGATCACGACGCCCAGGATCAGGACGGCATGGGCCAGGTAGTCAAGCCAGCGTTGATTTTCGACCATGTCCTTGCCCCCCTCAGTAGGTCACGCGCCGTTCCACGAAGCGGAACTGGATCACGGTCAAAACGATCACAAGGCCCATCAAGATCACCGATTGCGCCGCCGACGAGCCGAAGTTCAGGCCGACGAACCCGTCGCGGAACACCTTGTAGACAAGGATATTGGTGGCCTGTGCAGGCCCCCCTTCGGTCGTGGCGTCGATCACGGCGAAGGTCTCGAACAGCGTGTAGACGATGTTGACGACCAACAGGAAAAAGGTCGTCGGCGACAAGAGCGGCAAGGTGATGGTCCAGAACCGCTTGAACGGCCCCGCGCCGTCGATCGCGGCGGCCTCGCGCAAGCTATTGGGGATGGATTGCAGCCCTGCCACGAAGAACAGGAAATTGTAGCTGATCTGCTTCCACGCGGCGGCCACGACCACAAGGATCATCGCATCCGACGGCGTCAGCAGATGGTTCCAGTCATAGCCGAACCAGTTTTCCAGGATATAGGGCATGATCCCGATCGTGGGGTTGAAGATGAACCACCACAGAATGCCCGCCACCGCAGGGGCCACCGCATAGGGCCAGACCAGAAGCGTCGTATAGGCCCGCCCCGACCGGATCATCCGGTCCACGGCCAAGGCCAGCACCAGCGACACACCCAGCGCGAGGATCACGGTCGAGATCGAAAAGATCACCGTCACCTTGATCGCGTTCAGATATTCGGGGCTGTCCAAGAGCCGCTCGTAATTGCGCAGGCCCACGAAGGTGAAATTCAGCCCGAACGCATCCTCGCGCAGAAAGGATTGGCGCACGGCTTGTGCGGCAGGCCACAGAAAGAAGATGCCGGTGATGATCAGCTGCGGTGCCAGCAACAGATAGGGCAGGCCCTTGTTGCCGAAAATCGTGCGTTTGGTCTGCATCTCGCCCCCAAGGTGCAAAGACCCGCGCCAAAAGGTTTGCGGCGCGGGCCGGTCGTCAGGTCAGCGGCTTCAGCCGTTGGCATCCTCGAAGTCGCGGATCAGCGCGTTGCCACGCTCGACCACGGCATCCAGCGCGCCCTGTGCATCGACGGCACCCGACAGCAGGCGCTCGAATTCCTCGTCGATGACGGTGCGGATCTGGACATAGTTGCCGAAGCGCAGACCGCGCGAATTGTCGGTCGGCGGGTTCAGCGTCATTTGCCGGATCGAGGTGTCCGCGCCGGGGTTGGCCTCGTAATAGCCCTGCGCCTGGCTCAGCTCATAGGCCGCCTGCGTGATCGGCAGGTAGCCCGTGTCCTGGTGCCACTGCGCCTGAACCTCGGGCGAGGAGAGGAAGTTGAAGAACTCGGCCACGCCGCGCTGCTCTTCTTCCGAACCGCCCGCCAGAACCCACAGCGTCGCGCCGCCGATGATCGAGTTCTGCGGCGCGCCCGGAACGTCGTCGTAATAGGGCAGCATGCCGAAGCCGACTTCGAAATCGGTGGCATTGGCCATCACGCCTGCGCGGCCTGCCGAAGATTCCATCATGATCCCGCAGGTCTGCGAGTAGAAGGACGGGCCGGCATCATTGCCGCCGCCGGGACCCGCATAGCGATACAGGCCCTCGTCTTCCCAGCGTGCAAGGTTCTCCCAATGGCGCACCTGCACCGGACCGTTGAAGGTCAACTCGGTTTCCAGACCGCCAAAGCCGTTTTGCAGCGTGCCGATCTGCTGGTTGTGCCAGGCCGAGAAGTTTTCCAGCTGCGCCCAGCTGACCCAGCGCGAGGTGAAGCCGCAAGGGGCCGCGCCCGACGACACGATCTGGCGCGAGAATGCCTCGACCTCGGCCCAGGTGGTGGGCGGGGTGTTGGGGTCAAGACCCGCCGCCTCGAAGACGTTGCGGTTGTAGTAGAGGATCGGCGTCGACGAATTGAACGGCATCGACAGCATGTTGCCCTCGGGGTCGGTGTAATAGCCGACAACGGCGGGCAGGAAGGCCGAGGGGTCGAAATCGACGCCCGCATTGGCCATCAGCTGGTAGACGGGAACGATCGCGCCTTCGGCCGCCATCATCGTGCCGGTGCCGACCTCGAAGACCTGGACGATATCGGGCTGCTCGCCCGCACGGAAGGCCGCGATGGCCCCGGTCATCGTTTCCGCGTAGGAGCCGCGATAGGACGGGACGACGACGAATTCGCTCTGGGTCGCGTTGAAGGCGGTCGCAAGCGCCTCGGTCTTTTCGCCCAGTTCGCCACCCATGGCATGCCACCAGTCGATCTGGGTCTGCGCGCCCGCATGGGTGCTCAGTGCGATGACGCTGACGGCGCTGGCCGCAGCGAAATGACGGAATTTCATATGTTTCTCCTCCGGCCGGTCACCCGGCGCATGTGTCGGTCAGGAAACGAAAGGGGCCTTCGTGGCATCCCCTCCGCGCGGCGCTTAACGCTCTTTTGTGACAGGTGTGTTACACCCCGAGCCGGATTGAGACATGACGTCGGGTCGAAAATCAACCAAAAGGTCAAAGCCCGCGCACAAGTTTTTTCACTTGCAAGGATCGGCCCGTTTCAGGCCGCCAGATCGATCCAGACCGGCACGTGGTCAGAGGGCTTTTCCCGCCCCCGCACGTCCTTCTCGATGCCCGCATCGCGCATCAGATCGGCGGCTTGCGGACTGAGCAGCAGGTGGTCGATGCGGATGCCGTTGTTCCGCTCCCAGGCGCCTGCCTGGTAATCCCAGAAGGAATAGAGCCCCGGTGCCTGCGTCCGCGCCCGGATCGCCTCGGTAAAGCCAAGGTTGACGATCCGCCGGAACGCCGCCCGGCTTTGCGGCAGCGCCAGCGCATCCGCGCGCCAGGCTTCGGGCTTGGCCGCATCCTCGTCTTGCGGGATCACGTTGTAATCGCCCGCCAGAACCAGCGGCATCTCCTGGGCCAGCAGGCTTTTGGCATGGGCCTCCATCCGGGCCATCCATGCGAGCTTGTAGTCGTATTTCGGCCCCGGCGCGGGGTTCCCGTTGGGCAGGTACAGCCCGCAGACCCGCACGGCATGGGTATCCCCGATCACGCTCGCCTCGATCCAGCGCGCCTGTTCGTCCTCCGCATCGCCGGGCAGACCCCGGCTCACATCCTCCAGCGGCAGTTTCGACAGGATCGCGACCCCGTTGAAGCCCTTCTGGCCATGGGTTTCCACCCGGTAGCCCATGTCCTCGAAATGCTCGCGGGGAAAGCCTTCGTCGACCGACTTGATCTCTTGCAACAGCGCCACATCGGGCTGGAAGGCGGCCAGCCAATCGCTCAACGCCTCGATCCGCGCCTTGATGCCGTTGATGTTGAATGTC contains:
- the ugpB gene encoding sn-glycerol-3-phosphate ABC transporter substrate-binding protein UgpB, with the translated sequence MKFRHFAAASAVSVIALSTHAGAQTQIDWWHAMGGELGEKTEALATAFNATQSEFVVVPSYRGSYAETMTGAIAAFRAGEQPDIVQVFEVGTGTMMAAEGAIVPVYQLMANAGVDFDPSAFLPAVVGYYTDPEGNMLSMPFNSSTPILYYNRNVFEAAGLDPNTPPTTWAEVEAFSRQIVSSGAAPCGFTSRWVSWAQLENFSAWHNQQIGTLQNGFGGLETELTFNGPVQVRHWENLARWEDEGLYRYAGPGGGNDAGPSFYSQTCGIMMESSAGRAGVMANATDFEVGFGMLPYYDDVPGAPQNSIIGGATLWVLAGGSEEEQRGVAEFFNFLSSPEVQAQWHQDTGYLPITQAAYELSQAQGYYEANPGADTSIRQMTLNPPTDNSRGLRFGNYVQIRTVIDEEFERLLSGAVDAQGALDAVVERGNALIRDFEDANG
- the xth gene encoding exodeoxyribonuclease III, which translates into the protein MKIATFNINGIKARIEALSDWLAAFQPDVALLQEIKSVDEGFPREHFEDMGYRVETHGQKGFNGVAILSKLPLEDVSRGLPGDAEDEQARWIEASVIGDTHAVRVCGLYLPNGNPAPGPKYDYKLAWMARMEAHAKSLLAQEMPLVLAGDYNVIPQDEDAAKPEAWRADALALPQSRAAFRRIVNLGFTEAIRARTQAPGLYSFWDYQAGAWERNNGIRIDHLLLSPQAADLMRDAGIEKDVRGREKPSDHVPVWIDLAA